Genomic segment of Saprospiraceae bacterium:
AGACAACGCGTATACAAAAGAAGAAATGAAAATGGTCCATGAGACGCGTAAAATATTAAGAGATCCAGCGATTCGGATTACGGCAACTGCAGTGCGCGTTCCAGTAAACGGGGGACATTCTGAATCCATCAATATTCAATTAAAAAAAGAATTTGAACTAGCTGCTGTATCAAATATATTGGCTTCTACCCCTGGAATCGTTTTAATGGATAATCCAGAAAATTTTGAGTATCCCACACCCTTGCAAGCAAAAAACAGAAATGAAGTATTAGTAGGTCGAATCCGCCGGGATGAATCGCAGGCTAACACGCTAAATATATGGGTGACTGCGGACAACTTGCGTAAAGGAGCAGCTACCAATGCCGTTCAAATAGCGGCTTATCTCATTGATCAAAAATTGGTCGGCAGGAATTAATTTATAAATAATGATATTTGGATTGATTTTTGTACATTTTAAACGTTATAGATAGGAAATCATCATTTTACAAATGCCTCTGTTTGAGAGGAAAACAGATTTAAATAATTAAATACTAGAACATGAGAACCAGATTAGTGGTTTGGGGAGTTAATGTCAAAGAAGAAAGGGTCTTGATGGCCATTTCATTAAATGCGGATGCAAACAAAGTTGAAATCTGGAGTATTCCTGAAGCGGATATCCCTGAGGAGTTTTACAACAAGCTGATGAGCCAATGGCGCGAAGGAATGGATTTGGATATGCCTACCAGCGCAGAGCATCGGATTACAGAATTAACCATGGCGGATGGCATATTGCCAGAAGATCTAAAAGTTGAGAAATCGGATGTGATTCAGCGCGCCCAAATCGAATGGCATTTTATTGTCTTGTCTAACAAGCTTTATAAAAATTATAAAACAGAATTAGAAGACCTGCATGATAAGATAAAACGATTAGAATCGTTTAATCAGGCTCTATGGGAAGAGCTTAAACAAACCTGGTCCAACATTCAACAACATATTTTTGAAAAAAATATTTCACGGGACCATGCGGATTCCTTAAGGGAAAAATCCAATGCACTTTTTGAGGAACTAAAAAAGTTAAAACAAAGTTTAGCATCTGAATTTAAGCAAAAATCTAAGGAAGTTTATGATCAGATCATGAACTCACTTTCTGAAATTGAAAAGAAAATTGAAAGTGGATCGTTATTAAAACCCTTGTTTGATCAATTAGTTAAAATTCAGTCTGATCTAAAAACGCAATCCATACACAAAGACCATCGCGAATCTATTTCTTCAAAATTAAATGAATCCTTTAGAAGCATCCGTGAAAAAAGAGAAAAAAGAGAATCTGGAAATGATCAACAAGGCTCAGGAGCAGACCGCCTGATCCGCAGATATGAAGGTTTGTTGGTTGCCATTCAAAAATTTGAACAATCCATAAATTTCGAAAAGAAAAATATAGATTTTGAAAACAGAAGGATTGCTACTACCAGCGGACAATTAGAAGCTCAAATTCGTGTGGCTAAAATCAAAATGATTGAGGAACGAATGAAGTCCAAAGAAGAGAAACTAAAAGAACTTCTTGCAACAAAAGAAAAATTAGAGCTCATCATTGAAAAGGTTAAAAAGCGGGATGACAAACAAAAGAAACGCACAGAACGTAAAGAAAAAGTAGAAGAAGAAAAAGAAAAAATTAAAGCAAAGATTTCTGATTCAATTCACCAGGCACAAGAACATGTTCCCGCAGAATTGCAAGAAAAATTGGAGAAAGCAGCAGAAGAAATTAAAATTGCTAAAAAACCAAGAAAACAAAAATCAGAAAGTAAATCAACTGAAAAAATTGTTGATAGTGACGAATCCAATGAAGTGATTTCTGTGGATGAACCAAATTTACCTACGGATCCAGTTTCAGAAGCTCAACCGGATTTAAATATTACACAATCCGAACCAGTCGGCAAACCGGAGGAAGAATAAATTTGCGAACTCCCTTTATGAATACTAAGAAAGAATTAAAATTACAACAGCATTTTGATCAGGAAGGTAAAAAGGCTTCTCCCCTATTACCGGAACATGTAAAGAATTTTTTGGTGGATATTGACGGCACTATATGTGACGACATTCCCAATGAAGAACCGGAACGAATGGTTACTGTGGAGCCTTATCCGGATGCGATTAAAGTAATTAATCAATGGTATGAAGAAGGGCATATCATCACTTTTTTTACTTCCAGAACTGATGTCCATAAATTGATTACAGAAAACTGGCTTCAAAAATGGGGATTTAAATATCATTTCCTCTTATTAAACAAACCTCGTGGTGGCAATTATCACTGGATTGACAATCACATTGTACGAGCCACACGCTATGAAGGAAAATTTACAAAAGAATTTGTGGAGGTTACCACCAAGGTTCAGGTTTTTGAGAAATAGCTGAGGAAGTGGACTGTTGGACTGTTGGACTGTTGGGCTGTTGGGCTGAAGGACTGAAGGACTGAAGGGCTGGAGGACAGTTGGGTAGGAGGGTTAATTGAATGTTGAGCATTTTACAATTTTTGACTACTGACTACTAATTACTGTATACTGATTTTGGGGCTGGAGGACAGTTGGGTAGGAGGGTTATTTGAATGTTGAGCATTTTTGAATTTTTTGACTACTGACTACTAATTACTGAATACTGATTTTGGGGCTGAAGGACTGTTGGGGAGGAGGGTTATTTGAATGTTGAGCATTTTTGAATTTTTTGACTACTGACTACTAATTACTGAATACTGATTTTGGGACTGTTGGGGAGGAGGGTTATTTGAATGTAGAGCTTTTTTGACTCTAGAACTTTTATACTTTGATGAACCCCAATAAGAAGAAGTTAAAGCATATAAAAACAAAAGCCAACCTTCAGGCTGGCTTTTGCTCTTTTTTAACGTTTAATTAATTTATA
This window contains:
- a CDS encoding phosphoheptose isomerase; amino-acid sequence: MNTKKELKLQQHFDQEGKKASPLLPEHVKNFLVDIDGTICDDIPNEEPERMVTVEPYPDAIKVINQWYEEGHIITFFTSRTDVHKLITENWLQKWGFKYHFLLLNKPRGGNYHWIDNHIVRATRYEGKFTKEFVEVTTKVQVFEK